From the genome of Penaeus chinensis breed Huanghai No. 1 chromosome 37, ASM1920278v2, whole genome shotgun sequence, one region includes:
- the LOC125045758 gene encoding protein BTG3-like, which produces MKEEISAAVLFISKLISRNENVNDERMAKFEQRLGELLQERFSNHWHPERPWRGQGYRCLRVNENSRKEPTIERAARECGLKYVDLNLPVELTIWVDPEEVCCRFGEQKGSCCTVASFREGNKENYIEKFDFSKIERPNSTPSGMSKPSEVLKERTFNTSNNMSPPSSTQSTPTKKKSYSPTHTGFGLKNQTSPGRNNMMNNRDRRPFGNHHNHYSNNHQNHHNSHPQSGSYSPPFFKTQSWLNLSQTPPPPPPPHLPLFSSTGFIYPPAAPPHYTHAHSGPHFPRSPPNMGPQKFKWNSGNFPRNDRHPWFGHRALARV; this is translated from the exons ATGAAAGAAGAGATATCCGCAGCAGTTCTTTTCATCTCCAAATTAATCAGCCGAAATGAAAACGTAAATGACGAGAGGATGGCCAAGTTCGAGCAGAGATTGGGAGAACTGTTGCAGGAACGGTTTAGCAATCACTGGCACCCCGAGCGTCCCTGGAGAGGTCAAGGTTACAGGTGTTTACG AGTGAATGAGAATTCAAGAAAAGAGCCGACGATAGAACGTGCGGCAAGGGAATGTGGCTTGAAGTATGTGGACTTGAATCTTCCAGTTGAGTTAACCATTTGGGTTGATCCTGAGGAAGTGTGTTGTCGGTTTGGTGAACAGAAAGGCTCGTGTTGCACCGTTGCTTCGTTcagggagggaaataaggaaaacTACATTGAGAAGTTTGACTTTTCCAAAATTGAACGTCCAAATTCAACTCCATCGGGCATGTCAAAG CCTTCGGAAGTACTGAAGGAGAGAACCTTCAATACCAGCAACAACATGAGTCCTCCATCAAGTACCCAATCCACACCCACCAAGAAGAAATCCTATAGTCCAACTCATACAGGGTTTGGTTTGAAAAACCAGACCTCTCCAGGTAGAAATAACATGATGAATAACCGTGATAGAAGACCCTTTGgaaatcaccataatcattacagCAACAACCATCAAAACCACCACAACAGCCACCCCCAGAGTGGATCGTACTCGCCACCTTTCTTCAAGACGCAATCATGGCTTAACCTGAGTCAgactcccccaccacctcctcctcctcatttgccCCTCTTCAGTTCTACTGGTTTCATCTACCCTCCTGCAGCACCTCCACACTACACCCATGCCCACTCTGGCCCTCATTTCCCACGCTCTCCTCCAAACATGGGTCCCCAGAAATTCAAATGGAATAGCGGTAACTTCCCTCGTAACGACCGGCACCCGTGGTTTGGCCACAGAGCTTTGGCACGGGTGTAA